In one Corallococcus sp. EGB genomic region, the following are encoded:
- a CDS encoding Gfo/Idh/MocA family protein has protein sequence MSAAPGAKPRVGFLGVGWIGRNRMEAIVRSEQVQVVGVCDPSADAAREARALAPGAKCVGSLDALLDLGLDGLVIATPSAVHAEQSLRALERGVAVFCQKPLGRTAPEVRRVVDVARAKNRLLGVDLSYRFTTGVRQLHERIRAGALGHVYAVNLVFHNAYGPDKAWFYDPKQAGGGCVMDLGIHLVDLALWTLGFPAVEAVSSRRFAGGHPLASREDVEDFAAAQLLLGTGTTVQLACSWNLPAGCDAVIEAAFYGTRGGAAFRNVDGSFYDFTADLFQGTRRERLSAPPDAWGGRAAVAWAARLANGERFDAEAERLVDVAAALDRLYA, from the coding sequence ATGAGCGCCGCCCCTGGAGCGAAGCCCCGCGTCGGCTTCCTGGGCGTGGGCTGGATTGGCCGCAACCGCATGGAGGCCATCGTGCGCTCGGAGCAGGTCCAGGTGGTGGGCGTGTGCGACCCCTCCGCCGACGCGGCCCGCGAGGCGCGAGCGCTGGCTCCCGGCGCGAAGTGTGTCGGGTCGCTGGATGCGCTGCTCGACCTGGGGCTCGACGGGCTGGTCATCGCCACGCCCAGCGCGGTGCACGCGGAGCAGTCCCTGCGCGCGCTGGAGCGGGGCGTGGCCGTGTTCTGCCAGAAGCCGCTGGGCCGCACGGCCCCGGAGGTGCGCCGCGTGGTGGACGTGGCCCGCGCGAAGAACCGGCTCCTGGGCGTGGACCTCAGCTACCGCTTCACCACCGGCGTGCGCCAGCTGCACGAGCGCATCCGGGCGGGCGCGCTGGGCCACGTCTACGCCGTGAACCTCGTGTTCCACAATGCGTACGGCCCGGACAAGGCGTGGTTCTACGACCCGAAGCAGGCGGGCGGCGGCTGCGTGATGGACCTGGGCATCCACCTGGTGGACCTGGCGCTGTGGACGCTCGGCTTCCCGGCGGTGGAGGCGGTGTCCTCCCGGCGCTTCGCCGGAGGGCACCCCCTGGCCTCGCGCGAGGACGTGGAGGACTTCGCCGCCGCGCAGCTCCTCCTGGGCACGGGCACCACCGTGCAGCTCGCCTGCTCGTGGAACCTGCCCGCCGGGTGCGACGCGGTCATCGAGGCGGCCTTCTACGGCACGCGGGGCGGCGCCGCGTTCCGCAACGTGGACGGTTCGTTCTACGACTTCACCGCGGACCTGTTCCAGGGCACGCGGCGCGAGCGGCTGAGCGCGCCCCCCGATGCCTGGGGCGGACGGGCCGCCGTGGCATGGGCCGCCCGGCTGGCGAACGGCGAGCGCTTCGACGCGGAGGCCGAGCGGCTCGTGGACGTGGCCGCCGCGCTGGACCGCCTCTACGCCTGA
- a CDS encoding dual specificity protein phosphatase family protein: MRVKERELNLDWVTPLLAVGGSYPMDAAAHLAQKLGVRHVVDVRVECRDDEQVLRKHGITFLHLPTVDMRAIQLKMLHDGVAWVRERLARRQKVLIHCEHGIGRSALLSLCVLVDQGMEPLEALELAKTRRPRVSPSPEQLKAFITYMQDVSERTNVAWTIPTLEALGTIAYRHLRASMETTGGS, from the coding sequence ATGCGCGTGAAGGAGCGGGAGCTCAACCTCGACTGGGTGACGCCGCTGCTGGCGGTGGGCGGAAGCTATCCCATGGATGCGGCGGCGCATCTGGCCCAGAAGCTGGGCGTGCGTCATGTGGTGGATGTCCGGGTGGAGTGTCGGGACGACGAACAGGTGCTGCGAAAGCACGGCATCACGTTCCTGCACCTGCCCACGGTGGACATGCGAGCCATCCAGCTGAAGATGCTCCACGACGGAGTCGCATGGGTGCGCGAGCGGCTTGCGAGGCGGCAGAAGGTCCTCATCCACTGCGAGCACGGCATCGGGCGGAGCGCGCTGCTGTCGTTGTGCGTGCTGGTGGATCAAGGCATGGAGCCGCTCGAAGCGCTGGAGCTGGCGAAGACACGGAGGCCGCGCGTATCACCCAGTCCGGAGCAGCTGAAGGCCTTCATCACCTACATGCAAGACGTGAGCGAGAGGACGAACGTCGCCTGGACGATCCCCACGCTCGAAGCCCTGGGCACCATCGCGTACCGGCATCTGCGTGCGAGCATGGAAACGACGGGCGGAAGCTGA
- a CDS encoding alcohol dehydrogenase catalytic domain-containing protein — MDGAAVGTMRAAVVGGPRGIRVERVALPEPGPGQVRVRMEGCGVCGSNLPVWEGREWFRYPLPPGAPGHEGWGVVDALGPDVSSLKPGDRVAMLSSAAFAEYDLADAASAVVLPPSLAGKPFPGEPLGCAMNIFRRADIQPGQTVAIIGIGFLGAVVTRLAANAGARVLAIARRPWALEVARSQGAAECIPLEDPHRIIERVKALTGDALCDRVIEAVGTQGPLDLAAELTRVRGKLLIAGYHQDGPRQVNLQLWNWRGLDVINAHERDPKVYVEGIRMAVDAVASGRVDPFPLFTPFPLAQMDRAFEALRSRPEGFLKGLVTP; from the coding sequence ATGGATGGCGCGGCGGTGGGCACGATGCGGGCGGCGGTGGTGGGCGGACCTCGGGGCATCCGCGTGGAGCGCGTGGCCCTGCCTGAACCCGGCCCCGGCCAGGTGCGGGTGCGGATGGAGGGCTGCGGCGTCTGCGGCTCCAACCTCCCCGTGTGGGAAGGCCGCGAGTGGTTCCGCTACCCCCTGCCGCCCGGCGCTCCAGGACACGAGGGCTGGGGCGTGGTGGACGCGCTGGGCCCGGACGTCTCCAGCCTGAAACCCGGCGACCGCGTGGCCATGCTCTCCTCGGCCGCCTTCGCCGAGTACGACCTGGCGGACGCGGCCTCCGCCGTGGTGCTGCCGCCGTCGCTCGCGGGCAAGCCATTCCCCGGCGAACCCCTGGGCTGCGCGATGAACATCTTCCGGCGCGCGGACATCCAGCCGGGCCAGACGGTCGCCATCATCGGCATCGGCTTCCTGGGCGCGGTGGTGACGCGGCTCGCGGCCAACGCGGGCGCCCGGGTGCTCGCCATCGCCCGCAGGCCCTGGGCGCTGGAGGTGGCTCGCAGCCAGGGCGCCGCCGAGTGCATCCCCCTGGAGGACCCTCACCGCATCATCGAGCGCGTGAAGGCCCTGACCGGCGACGCCCTCTGCGACCGCGTCATCGAGGCCGTCGGCACGCAGGGGCCGCTGGACCTCGCCGCGGAGCTGACTCGCGTGCGCGGCAAGCTGCTCATCGCGGGCTACCACCAGGACGGCCCCCGGCAGGTGAACCTGCAGCTGTGGAACTGGCGCGGGCTGGATGTCATCAACGCCCACGAACGCGACCCGAAGGTCTACGTCGAGGGCATCCGCATGGCCGTGGATGCTGTCGCCTCCGGCCGGGTGGATCCGTTCCCCCTCTTCACGCCCTTCCCGCTGGCGCAGATGGACCGCGCCTTCGAGGCCCTGCGCTCGCGTCCGGAGGGCTTCCTCAAGGGGCTTGTCACCCCATGA
- a CDS encoding BlaI/MecI/CopY family transcriptional regulator translates to MSRGKPPRPTDAELAILRVLWDQGARTVREVHETLQDGSGYTTVLKTMQIMTEKGLVTRDESQRAHVYSARLPQASTQQQLVADLMDRVFGGSPGRLALQALSTKKTSPEELAELRQLLDSLEKESES, encoded by the coding sequence ATGAGCCGAGGAAAGCCGCCGCGACCCACGGATGCCGAACTGGCCATCCTGCGGGTGCTGTGGGACCAGGGGGCACGCACCGTGCGTGAGGTCCACGAGACGCTCCAGGACGGGAGCGGATACACCACCGTCCTGAAGACGATGCAGATCATGACGGAGAAGGGGCTGGTGACGCGCGACGAGTCCCAGCGCGCGCACGTCTACAGTGCCCGGCTCCCTCAGGCGAGCACCCAGCAGCAGCTGGTCGCCGACCTGATGGACCGCGTGTTTGGCGGCTCGCCGGGTCGGCTCGCCCTGCAGGCCCTGTCCACGAAGAAGACATCCCCCGAGGAGCTGGCGGAGCTGCGCCAGCTGCTGGATTCGCTCGAGAAGGAGTCGGAGTCATGA
- a CDS encoding FadR/GntR family transcriptional regulator, translated as MEMGRGGLVAYVETELERDIALGRLPPCGQFPSEAELARRMKVCRGTMREALRRLAARGLVVQRSGRKTRAVPLDESLTLENLGLALHDARSPEARWLLEGYFSLRRQVMVELLVDCCVKASERDLDSLGRLCFGLWDAAKWESGEQCAQVEFELLRLAARVAERPGHVLLVQSLHRAFLGGPARLLSFMEGEALRQWVICATDALRERDTRALQQDLPTLMKACDERLLEQFAPAPSEPASLEALRVAPHRIDAPVSAPTQDEAQESLPRVEERAPGRMEPVAELGRALEAASGVGAWSPGGGAPSTEVAETLGVAQDLHSEAPDSRPRRASATTGPSECETLGECATTALGVAPGTLADSRTDGVQPEASPTCDPEPGHMVRGPRHGIQNRLVRWTARLWGSVACTLGARAHARRAHELLAAYFA; from the coding sequence ATGGAGATGGGGCGGGGTGGACTCGTGGCGTATGTCGAGACGGAGTTGGAGCGCGATATCGCTCTGGGACGATTGCCGCCCTGCGGGCAGTTCCCCTCGGAAGCGGAGTTGGCGCGTCGCATGAAGGTGTGTCGGGGCACCATGCGCGAGGCGCTGCGGCGGCTGGCGGCGCGGGGCCTGGTGGTGCAGCGCTCCGGCCGCAAGACGCGCGCGGTACCACTGGATGAGTCGCTGACACTGGAGAACCTGGGGCTGGCGCTGCATGACGCGCGCTCGCCGGAGGCCCGGTGGCTCCTGGAGGGCTACTTCAGCCTCCGGCGGCAGGTGATGGTGGAGCTCCTCGTCGACTGCTGCGTGAAGGCCTCCGAGCGAGACCTGGACTCGCTGGGGAGGCTCTGCTTCGGGCTCTGGGACGCGGCGAAGTGGGAATCGGGAGAGCAGTGCGCCCAGGTGGAATTCGAGCTGCTGCGGCTGGCGGCCCGGGTGGCGGAGCGGCCCGGGCATGTGCTCCTCGTTCAATCCCTGCATCGTGCCTTCCTGGGCGGCCCGGCCCGACTGCTGTCCTTCATGGAAGGGGAAGCACTGCGCCAGTGGGTCATTTGCGCGACGGATGCCCTGAGGGAGCGTGACACGCGGGCGCTCCAACAGGACCTGCCCACGCTCATGAAGGCTTGCGATGAGCGCTTGCTCGAACAGTTCGCGCCCGCCCCCTCGGAGCCCGCATCCCTTGAGGCCCTTCGCGTCGCGCCCCACCGCATTGATGCCCCCGTGTCAGCCCCCACGCAGGATGAAGCACAGGAATCACTTCCCCGCGTGGAGGAACGTGCCCCTGGCCGGATGGAACCGGTCGCCGAGCTGGGCCGTGCACTGGAGGCTGCTTCTGGCGTCGGGGCATGGAGCCCTGGCGGCGGTGCGCCTTCCACCGAGGTCGCCGAAACGCTCGGGGTTGCCCAGGACCTCCATTCGGAGGCCCCTGACAGCAGACCACGACGGGCATCCGCCACCACCGGGCCATCCGAGTGCGAAACCCTTGGAGAATGTGCCACGACCGCGCTGGGCGTGGCCCCGGGAACCCTGGCCGACTCTCGGACGGATGGGGTTCAGCCCGAGGCTTCCCCCACCTGCGATCCCGAGCCGGGGCACATGGTGCGAGGCCCCCGGCACGGCATCCAGAACCGACTGGTCCGGTGGACCGCGCGCCTCTGGGGTTCCGTTGCCTGCACCCTCGGAGCACGTGCGCATGCCCGCCGTGCCCACGAACTGCTGGCGGCCTACTTCGCGTAG
- a CDS encoding glycosyl hydrolase: MIEAVKLWNEPNNKSHWDFELDKDWRIYSRMVRLAGEAVRAEYPLLPRVLGGMSPIDPGFLEHLDRQGVLDAVDVVAVHGFPLDWNHWPIDEWPQRIAEVRAVSRHPVWVTEVGVSSFGAEEVQQFGLRRTAELLLGRVERVHWYSLYDLPATWPATTRHREAEGSSYYRHFHMGLLREDGTPKRALRHFADYTPELGICQWFHFEDPRLDDAVAWLKKLGVRRLRTGLSWADSLRPGAEEWFDRQMRALEDFDVTLTYCFTPESCGMAAHHTSPPNHVEEYADFCARMTRRYAK; the protein is encoded by the coding sequence ATGATTGAAGCGGTGAAGCTCTGGAACGAGCCGAACAACAAGTCCCACTGGGACTTCGAGCTCGACAAGGACTGGCGCATCTATTCGAGGATGGTGCGGCTGGCGGGGGAGGCGGTCCGCGCGGAGTACCCGCTCCTGCCCCGGGTGCTGGGGGGCATGTCGCCCATCGACCCGGGCTTCCTGGAGCACCTGGATCGGCAGGGCGTTCTGGACGCGGTGGACGTCGTGGCGGTGCATGGCTTCCCGCTGGACTGGAACCACTGGCCCATCGACGAATGGCCCCAGCGCATCGCGGAGGTTCGCGCGGTGTCCCGCCATCCGGTGTGGGTCACGGAGGTGGGGGTGTCCTCCTTTGGCGCGGAGGAGGTGCAGCAGTTCGGCCTCCGGCGCACCGCGGAGCTGCTGCTGGGGCGGGTGGAGCGGGTCCACTGGTACAGCCTCTATGACCTGCCCGCCACGTGGCCCGCGACGACGCGCCACCGCGAGGCGGAAGGGTCCTCGTACTACCGGCACTTCCACATGGGGCTGCTGCGCGAGGACGGCACCCCCAAGCGCGCGCTGCGCCACTTCGCGGACTACACGCCGGAGCTGGGCATCTGTCAGTGGTTCCACTTCGAGGACCCGCGGCTGGATGATGCCGTGGCGTGGTTGAAGAAGCTGGGGGTGCGCCGCTTGCGGACGGGGTTGAGCTGGGCGGACAGCCTCCGGCCCGGAGCGGAGGAGTGGTTCGACCGGCAGATGCGCGCGCTGGAGGATTTCGACGTGACGCTCACCTACTGCTTCACCCCGGAGTCCTGCGGCATGGCCGCGCACCACACCAGTCCGCCGAACCATGTGGAGGAATACGCGGACTTCTGCGCGAGGATGACCCGGCGCTACGCGAAGTAG
- a CDS encoding aminoglycoside phosphotransferase family protein → MLVYGDHPRTLPPAEVLGALKVRLRRLDTLPPGLEWHAELVTLFIEASVLAQGLLDADAEAAGEDEAGPGSQSWLALPLALAKLLAESWTGVTRQVTASLERSETRGQSPRPIPSESLNQGPWSTLPEPAEQGVRATKFESLGLSSPPPWPESLRQQVLPTRPESRGWSVRLTRPKSRKWSVRLTRPVSRRWSVWFAQLESLHQRVPSTRLESRGWSIRPKHFASLRLNARPTQPESLRLNTRSTQPESLRLNARPTQFESRQHPALPALLDSLKWSALRALLKSLGRSSLPTMLPLPERDSLPELLQSQEQSALSALIKSLEQSALSAPIKSLEQSALPSRVTLKEPEGYAHFALYPELYLEAVRSARLAGSTRVVGVRSIGTGLACIIASGLGSDMPPVTVRPVGPPFERRLCPGPRLTRELEAMASADAVAIVDEGPGLSGSSFGAVADFLEVRGMARERLHFFPSHAGAPGPMASEHHRTRWAHVHRHPPDFDTCAARLASWVEDLTGPAIGPLEDIGAGAWRRHLFPDPRDWPAVHVQQERRKYLLTTERGTFLLRFAGLGVPAEHRVHRARQLAEAGFTPPVLGLRHGFLVQPWMKRSRPLTVAREQDRTALLGQAGRYLGFRARSFSAPEPGRGASMCRLLEMARYNTAQALGEGLARALDAWTPHLAALTQAARPVETDHKLHAWEWLILPGGPVLKTDAVDHHAGLDLVGCQDVAWDIVGAAVELELSEPALATRVEHNCGHRVSPGLLRFYRPCYLAFQCGHHTLAAAALESVVPEEATRLHAAAARYATRLREVLNRSPAMC, encoded by the coding sequence ATGCTGGTCTACGGCGACCACCCGCGAACGCTGCCGCCCGCGGAAGTCCTCGGAGCGCTGAAAGTCCGCCTGCGGCGGCTGGACACGCTGCCTCCGGGGCTCGAATGGCACGCGGAGCTGGTGACCCTGTTCATTGAAGCGAGCGTGCTCGCGCAGGGTCTGCTCGATGCGGACGCGGAGGCCGCGGGTGAGGACGAAGCAGGTCCCGGGAGCCAATCCTGGCTCGCGCTGCCTCTGGCACTGGCGAAGCTCCTGGCGGAATCGTGGACAGGCGTCACCCGACAGGTCACGGCATCGCTCGAGCGGAGTGAGACCCGGGGGCAGAGCCCCCGGCCCATCCCGTCCGAATCATTGAACCAGGGCCCATGGTCCACCCTGCCCGAACCGGCGGAACAGGGCGTACGGGCCACGAAGTTCGAATCTCTGGGCTTGAGTTCACCACCCCCATGGCCCGAATCGCTGCGACAGCAAGTCCTGCCCACGCGTCCCGAATCAAGGGGATGGAGCGTCCGGCTCACGCGTCCCAAATCGAGAAAATGGAGCGTGCGACTCACGCGGCCCGTGTCGAGAAGATGGAGCGTCTGGTTCGCGCAGCTCGAATCGCTGCATCAGCGCGTCCCATCCACGCGGCTCGAATCAAGGGGATGGAGCATCCGGCCCAAACACTTCGCATCGCTGCGATTGAACGCACGGCCCACGCAGCCCGAATCACTGCGACTGAACACACGGTCCACGCAGCCCGAATCACTGCGATTGAACGCACGGCCCACGCAGTTCGAATCGCGACAACATCCCGCGCTGCCCGCACTGCTCGATTCCCTGAAATGGAGTGCCCTACGTGCGCTGCTCAAATCCCTGGGACGGAGCAGCCTGCCCACGATGCTCCCCCTCCCGGAACGGGACAGCCTGCCCGAACTGCTCCAATCGCAGGAACAGAGTGCCCTGTCCGCACTGATCAAATCGCTGGAACAAAGTGCCCTGTCCGCACCGATCAAATCGCTGGAACAAAGTGCCCTACCCTCGCGTGTGACGCTCAAGGAGCCGGAGGGCTACGCGCACTTCGCGCTGTACCCGGAGCTGTACCTGGAGGCCGTGCGGTCCGCTCGGCTCGCGGGTTCGACCCGGGTGGTGGGCGTGCGCAGCATCGGCACCGGGCTCGCGTGCATCATTGCCTCGGGCCTTGGTTCGGACATGCCGCCCGTCACGGTCCGTCCCGTGGGCCCTCCGTTCGAGCGCCGTCTGTGTCCAGGCCCCCGGCTCACCCGCGAACTGGAAGCCATGGCGAGCGCGGACGCGGTCGCCATCGTGGACGAAGGCCCTGGGCTGTCGGGCAGCTCCTTCGGCGCGGTGGCGGATTTCCTGGAGGTTCGGGGCATGGCCCGCGAGCGGCTGCACTTCTTCCCCAGCCACGCGGGCGCTCCAGGTCCGATGGCCAGCGAGCATCACCGTACACGCTGGGCCCACGTCCACCGCCACCCGCCGGACTTCGATACCTGCGCGGCACGACTCGCGTCCTGGGTGGAAGACCTCACGGGGCCGGCCATCGGCCCGCTGGAGGACATTGGTGCGGGAGCATGGCGTCGGCACCTCTTCCCGGATCCACGAGACTGGCCAGCGGTTCACGTCCAGCAGGAGCGTCGCAAGTACCTGCTGACCACGGAGCGCGGCACGTTCCTGCTCCGATTCGCGGGCCTCGGCGTGCCCGCGGAGCACCGGGTCCACCGGGCACGTCAGCTCGCGGAAGCCGGCTTCACGCCTCCCGTCCTGGGACTGCGCCACGGGTTCCTCGTGCAGCCCTGGATGAAGCGGTCTCGTCCTCTGACAGTCGCACGCGAGCAGGACCGCACCGCGCTACTGGGACAGGCGGGGCGCTACCTCGGCTTCCGAGCACGCTCCTTCTCCGCGCCGGAGCCCGGACGTGGAGCCTCCATGTGCCGGCTGCTGGAGATGGCGCGCTACAACACCGCCCAGGCCCTGGGCGAAGGACTCGCGCGAGCCCTCGACGCATGGACGCCCCACCTGGCAGCGCTCACACAAGCCGCGCGGCCCGTGGAGACAGACCACAAGCTCCATGCCTGGGAATGGCTCATCCTTCCCGGAGGTCCGGTGCTCAAGACGGACGCAGTGGACCATCACGCCGGGCTCGACCTCGTGGGTTGTCAGGACGTGGCCTGGGACATCGTTGGCGCCGCCGTGGAGCTGGAGCTGAGCGAACCCGCGCTCGCCACGCGCGTCGAGCACAACTGCGGCCATCGCGTGTCCCCGGGGCTGTTGCGCTTCTATCGGCCCTGCTACCTCGCCTTCCAATGCGGTCATCACACCCTGGCCGCGGCCGCACTGGAGAGCGTGGTTCCCGAAGAAGCCACCCGGCTGCACGCTGCCGCGGCCCGCTACGCCACGCGACTCAGAGAGGTCCTGAACAGGTCGCCCGCAATGTGTTGA
- a CDS encoding cellulase family glycosylhydrolase → MGPFTRRWPVWLWMLLLAGCAASRPPPATLAPIQEVERFARFEVGFTVPGSTSAPDDIPVRARLVAPSGREIEVGGFPVTGGGFRVRFTPQEVGEYRYRVQAGTREVASGRFLSRPSPRRGFVRRSTVSTHHLAWEDGTTFLPLGENRFNVYDPTWNYGRLSATDYIAGMAARGMNTLRVFIFTDCEQEEPVPGAQPGCLEPRPGVFDPEAAARYDAILDAAERHGLQVILTLFAVGFTPGETWKSWEDNPYSTARGGPSATPRDFFARPELAERRLRYVLARFGASPALLAVDLLNEPEWDGNIGEATWMPWAERLAATWHAEDPYGHLVSVGSVGLHWNVEGDERPWYASPQDDLLQWHLYGKEFYEVHALAAELTRKVAETWGYDKPILLGEFGYGGDDRRTYDHTHVGIWVTTFCGAGVLAHSAPPFTEDSDLPMTPERGHHFRVLADYLARLSPGPPLLPREPPAVSPAGTRAWAMGRPGLLALWVMGAKEGYGEPVSGAQVRLRLAPGEYRVTWWNDVTGAVVSREQRLVVGPEVSLPVPPFVRHAAGVLEAVR, encoded by the coding sequence ATGGGGCCATTCACGAGGCGCTGGCCGGTGTGGCTGTGGATGTTGCTGCTCGCGGGCTGCGCGGCCTCCCGGCCTCCGCCCGCCACCCTGGCTCCAATCCAGGAGGTGGAGCGCTTCGCCCGGTTCGAGGTCGGCTTCACCGTCCCCGGCAGCACGAGCGCCCCGGACGACATCCCCGTGCGCGCACGCTTGGTGGCGCCCTCCGGACGGGAGATCGAAGTGGGCGGCTTCCCCGTGACGGGCGGCGGCTTCCGCGTGCGCTTCACGCCCCAGGAGGTGGGCGAGTACCGCTACCGCGTCCAGGCGGGAACGCGCGAGGTCGCGTCAGGCCGGTTCCTGTCCCGGCCCTCGCCGCGCCGGGGCTTCGTGCGCCGGAGCACGGTCTCCACGCATCACCTGGCCTGGGAGGACGGCACGACCTTCCTGCCGCTGGGCGAGAACCGCTTCAACGTCTACGACCCCACCTGGAACTACGGACGCCTGTCCGCCACCGACTACATCGCGGGCATGGCCGCGCGCGGGATGAACACCCTGCGCGTCTTCATCTTCACCGACTGCGAGCAGGAGGAGCCGGTGCCCGGCGCCCAGCCCGGTTGTCTGGAGCCCCGGCCCGGCGTCTTCGACCCGGAGGCCGCCGCCCGCTACGACGCCATCCTCGACGCGGCGGAACGGCACGGCCTCCAGGTCATCCTCACCCTCTTCGCGGTGGGCTTCACGCCCGGCGAGACGTGGAAGAGCTGGGAGGACAACCCCTACAGCACCGCGCGCGGCGGTCCCTCCGCCACGCCCAGGGACTTCTTCGCCCGGCCGGAGCTGGCCGAGCGGCGGCTGCGCTACGTGCTCGCGCGCTTCGGCGCGTCACCCGCCCTGCTGGCCGTGGACCTGCTCAACGAACCGGAGTGGGACGGCAACATCGGCGAGGCGACGTGGATGCCCTGGGCGGAGCGGCTCGCGGCGACGTGGCACGCGGAGGATCCGTATGGACACCTCGTCTCGGTGGGCTCGGTGGGGTTGCACTGGAACGTCGAGGGCGATGAGCGCCCCTGGTACGCGAGCCCACAGGACGACCTCCTGCAATGGCACCTCTACGGCAAGGAGTTCTACGAGGTGCATGCGCTCGCGGCGGAGCTGACGCGCAAGGTGGCGGAGACGTGGGGCTACGACAAGCCCATCCTCCTGGGAGAGTTCGGCTACGGCGGCGACGACCGCCGGACGTATGACCACACGCACGTGGGCATCTGGGTCACCACCTTCTGTGGCGCGGGGGTGCTCGCGCACAGCGCCCCGCCCTTCACCGAGGACTCCGACCTGCCGATGACGCCGGAGCGCGGTCATCATTTCCGCGTGCTGGCGGATTACCTCGCACGGCTGTCTCCGGGACCGCCGCTGTTGCCGCGGGAGCCACCCGCGGTGTCCCCCGCCGGCACGCGGGCCTGGGCCATGGGCCGCCCGGGACTCCTCGCGCTGTGGGTGATGGGCGCGAAGGAGGGCTACGGCGAGCCCGTGTCCGGAGCCCAGGTGCGCCTGCGGCTCGCGCCCGGTGAGTACCGCGTCACCTGGTGGAACGATGTGACGGGCGCGGTGGTGTCCCGCGAGCAGCGGCTCGTGGTGGGGCCGGAGGTGTCGCTCCCCGTGCCCCCGTTCGTGCGGCACGCGGCCGGTGTGTTGGAAGCCGTGCGCTGA